A single genomic interval of Thermoanaerobaculia bacterium harbors:
- a CDS encoding DNA polymerase Y family protein, with amino-acid sequence MPSRIACVLVPLFPLAARLRSEPDLAGEAVAILAGDGQAARVVAASKPARRAGVRSGLTLREARALLPRLIARASDAECERSAQEALLEAAETVSPRLEDGGPGIAYLDVDGLELYFGFSEKALAASLSAAAEGAGLPARVGVAASKLAARVAAESPESPVVVPSGGEATFLAPLPLARLALPEEIAETLERWGLARVGDFAALSEGEVTARFGEAGRRLHETARGVDPRPLVPRAIPPVFSEGMELEWPFVAVEPFLFVARTALERLAGRLAAHALACARLELSLTLDPEGMDGRAIDLPAPTRDVKTLLTLVRLDLEARPPGAPVHGFRFVAHPDRPRQAQLSLFGPAALSPEQLATCIARLVARLGEERVGQPSAVDGHRPERFALVAYAPPAPPELPPAPRAGRGLLAVRVLRPAVPIDVDGEEGSPRRIAAADPWPPSLDPVSRSESAAKATGDTTRPREPEKAKRIEGSVRVASGPWRVEEKWWSEEAIAREYWDVELSDGGLYRIFRDARNGAWFADGIYD; translated from the coding sequence GTGCCGTCGCGGATCGCGTGCGTCCTCGTCCCGCTTTTTCCCCTCGCGGCGCGGCTCCGGAGCGAACCGGATCTCGCGGGAGAAGCCGTCGCCATCCTCGCGGGGGACGGGCAGGCGGCGCGCGTCGTCGCCGCCTCGAAACCGGCGCGGCGCGCCGGCGTCCGGAGCGGACTCACGCTCCGCGAAGCCCGCGCGCTCCTTCCGCGGCTGATCGCGCGCGCCTCCGACGCCGAGTGCGAACGTTCCGCGCAGGAAGCGCTCCTCGAGGCGGCCGAGACGGTTTCCCCGCGACTCGAGGACGGCGGCCCGGGGATCGCGTATCTCGACGTCGACGGCCTCGAGCTCTATTTCGGGTTCTCGGAAAAGGCGCTCGCGGCGTCTCTTTCCGCCGCGGCCGAAGGCGCCGGCCTCCCGGCGCGCGTCGGCGTGGCCGCGAGCAAGCTCGCGGCCCGCGTGGCGGCGGAGTCTCCGGAGTCGCCCGTCGTCGTGCCCTCCGGCGGCGAGGCGACGTTCCTCGCCCCGCTCCCGCTCGCGCGGCTCGCCCTCCCGGAAGAGATCGCGGAGACGCTCGAGCGGTGGGGACTCGCGCGCGTCGGCGATTTCGCCGCGCTCTCCGAGGGGGAGGTGACGGCGCGATTCGGAGAGGCGGGGCGGCGGCTCCACGAGACCGCCCGCGGGGTCGATCCGCGCCCGCTCGTCCCCCGGGCGATTCCTCCGGTTTTCTCCGAAGGGATGGAGCTCGAATGGCCGTTCGTCGCCGTCGAGCCGTTCCTCTTCGTCGCGCGCACCGCGCTCGAGCGGCTGGCGGGACGTCTGGCGGCGCACGCGCTCGCCTGCGCCCGCCTCGAGCTCTCGCTCACCCTCGATCCGGAAGGGATGGACGGCCGCGCGATCGATCTCCCGGCGCCGACGAGGGACGTGAAGACGCTCCTGACGCTCGTCCGGCTCGACCTCGAGGCGCGCCCGCCCGGAGCGCCCGTCCACGGCTTCCGTTTCGTCGCGCACCCCGACCGCCCGCGGCAGGCCCAGCTCTCGTTGTTCGGCCCGGCGGCCCTGTCCCCCGAGCAGCTCGCGACGTGCATCGCGCGGCTCGTCGCGCGGCTCGGAGAGGAGCGCGTCGGCCAGCCGTCGGCGGTCGACGGCCACCGCCCGGAACGATTCGCGCTCGTTGCGTATGCGCCGCCCGCTCCTCCGGAATTGCCGCCGGCGCCGCGCGCGGGCCGAGGTCTCCTCGCGGTGCGGGTGCTCCGGCCGGCCGTCCCGATCGACGTGGACGGGGAGGAGGGGAGCCCGAGGCGGATCGCGGCCGCGGATCCATGGCCGCCTTCTCTCGACCCGGTCTCGCGAAGCGAATCGGCCGCGAAGGCGACCGGCGATACGACCCGCCCGCGAGAGCCCGAGAAGGCGAAGCGCATCGAGGGTTCGGTGCGCGTGGCGTCCGGCCCGTGGCGCGTCGAGGAGAAGTGGTGGTCGGAAGAGGCGATCGCCCGCGAGTACTGGGACGTCGAGCTCTCCGACGGAGGGCTGTACCGCATTTTCCGGGACGCGAGGAACGGCGCCTGGTTCGCCGACGGCATTTATGACTGA
- a CDS encoding plasmid stabilization protein, which produces MARGDKSSYSSKQKRKAHDIEKGYEKRGTGKKEAERRAWATVNKESGGGKKSGSGRGKKTSHASSRKGGKKGGKASHKSKSSSRKSSSSKKSSSKKK; this is translated from the coding sequence ATGGCACGGGGAGACAAATCCAGCTACAGCAGCAAACAAAAGAGAAAAGCCCACGACATCGAGAAGGGCTACGAGAAACGCGGCACGGGCAAGAAGGAAGCGGAGCGCCGCGCCTGGGCGACCGTCAACAAGGAGAGCGGCGGCGGAAAGAAGAGCGGATCCGGACGCGGCAAGAAGACCAGCCACGCGAGCTCCCGCAAGGGCGGCAAGAAGGGCGGCAAGGCGAGCCACAAGAGCAAGAGCTCGTCCCGGAAGTCGTCGTCGTCGAAGAAGTCATCTTCGAAGAAGAAGTAG
- a CDS encoding response regulator, which yields EVTRVAREVGTEGKLGGQADVQGVAGTWKDLTDSVKFMAGNLTAQVRNIAAVTTAVANGDLSRKITVDVKGEILELKDTINTMVDQLRSFASEVTRVAREVGTEGKLGGQAYVQGVAGTWKDLTDNVNFMAGNLTGQVRNIAEVTTAVASGDLSKKITVDVKGEILELKNTINTMVDQLSSFAAEVTRVAREVGTEGKLGGQAEVKGVSGTWKDLTDNVNSMAGNLTSQVRGIARVVTAVANGDLKRKLTVEAKGEIAELADTINNMIDTLATFADQVTTVAREVGVEGKLGGQASVPGAAGTWKDLTDNVNQLAANLTTQVRAIAEVATAVTKGDLTRSINVAALGEVAALKDNINEMIRNLKDTTLKNSEQDWLKTNLAKFSRMLQGQRDLLTVGRLILSELAPVVAAQQALFYTLDTSTAVPELRLLASYAASEPKEVFRLGEGLIGQCALENQKILLPNVPRDFVRISSGLGQATPSHVIVLPVVFEGQVKAVLELATFEGFNPTHQAFLDQLTESIGIVLNTIEANSRTENLLQQSQSLARELQSQQLELQQTNQQLEEKAGLLAEQNAEVERKNQEVEQARQALEEKAKQLALTSKYKSEFLANMSHELRTPLNSLLILSDQLSRNHDGNLTPKQMEFAKTIHSAGNDLLNLINDILDLSKIESGTVVIDAGEIRFSDLHDYVDRTFRHVAEAKGVEFQIDIDPSVPRGIVTDSKRLQQILKNLLSNAFKFTEKGSVKLDVVRAKGGWSPDQEALNRSRSVIAISVSDTGIGIPRDKQQIVFEAFQQADGSTSRKYGGTGLGLAISREIARLLGGEITLDSAPGKGSKFTLYLPQSYAPAKPAYKPEPESPAEFVSVMSDVSTARGAVAEVAAVNDISDDRERIAPGDRTLLIVDNDENFARFLLDMAHEFGFKGIVTARGAEAVSLVREKKPDAVTLDIQLPDIDGWRVLDRLKSDPATRHIPVYVITTEEDGGRALPLGAMAVLQKPIKNKETLDRAFRTIQTFLDRGSRRLVVVGSDRSIRAALEPKLTFEGVESQWAETPREAVAAIEANAPDCVIFVWDGHEARMKDGAEVVRRTCEARGVPLVVYTPGDIGRKLETALNRLTQGHPVKHVRSEERLIDQTLLFLHRKVLALPLETRAIIERLARTEEVLAGKKALIVDDDVRNIFALTSVLERHKMKVLSAENGREAIAKLEEHEDCDIVLMDIMMPDMDGYDTMRAIRERGKFKDLPIVAVTAKAMKGDREKTIEAGAWDYLSKPVDTEHMLSVLRTWLYR from the coding sequence GAGGTGACGCGCGTGGCGCGCGAGGTGGGCACGGAAGGGAAGCTCGGCGGCCAGGCCGACGTGCAGGGCGTGGCCGGCACGTGGAAGGACCTGACCGACTCGGTGAAGTTCATGGCGGGCAACCTCACGGCCCAGGTGCGGAACATCGCGGCCGTGACGACGGCCGTGGCCAACGGCGATCTCTCCCGGAAGATCACGGTGGACGTGAAGGGAGAGATCCTCGAGCTGAAGGACACGATCAACACGATGGTGGACCAGCTCCGCAGCTTCGCGTCCGAAGTGACCCGTGTCGCCCGCGAGGTGGGCACGGAAGGGAAGCTCGGCGGCCAGGCCTACGTGCAGGGCGTGGCCGGCACGTGGAAAGACCTCACGGACAACGTGAACTTCATGGCGGGCAACCTCACGGGCCAGGTGCGAAACATCGCCGAAGTGACGACCGCCGTGGCCTCCGGCGACCTCTCCAAGAAGATCACGGTGGACGTGAAGGGGGAGATCCTCGAACTGAAGAACACGATCAACACGATGGTGGATCAGCTGTCGTCGTTCGCGGCCGAGGTGACGCGCGTGGCGCGCGAGGTGGGCACCGAGGGAAAGCTGGGCGGCCAGGCCGAGGTGAAGGGCGTCTCGGGCACGTGGAAGGACCTCACCGACAACGTGAACTCGATGGCCGGCAACCTCACGAGCCAGGTCCGCGGCATCGCGCGGGTCGTGACGGCCGTCGCCAACGGCGACCTGAAGCGCAAGCTGACGGTGGAAGCCAAGGGCGAGATCGCCGAGCTCGCCGACACGATCAACAACATGATCGACACCCTCGCGACGTTCGCCGACCAGGTGACGACGGTGGCACGCGAGGTCGGCGTCGAAGGAAAGCTGGGCGGCCAGGCGAGCGTGCCGGGCGCCGCGGGAACGTGGAAGGACCTCACCGACAACGTGAACCAGCTCGCGGCGAACCTGACGACCCAGGTGCGCGCGATCGCGGAGGTCGCGACGGCGGTGACGAAAGGCGACCTCACGCGGTCGATCAACGTCGCGGCTCTCGGCGAGGTGGCGGCGCTCAAGGACAACATCAACGAGATGATCCGCAACCTCAAGGACACGACGCTCAAGAACTCCGAGCAGGACTGGCTGAAGACCAACCTCGCGAAGTTCTCCCGCATGCTCCAGGGTCAGCGCGACCTCCTCACGGTCGGCCGGCTGATCCTCTCCGAGCTCGCTCCGGTCGTCGCGGCCCAGCAGGCGCTCTTCTACACGCTCGACACCTCGACCGCCGTTCCGGAGCTCCGGCTGCTCGCGAGCTACGCCGCGAGCGAGCCGAAAGAGGTCTTCCGCCTCGGCGAAGGGTTGATCGGTCAGTGCGCGCTCGAGAACCAGAAGATCCTCCTGCCGAACGTGCCGAGAGATTTCGTGCGGATCAGTTCGGGCCTCGGCCAGGCGACGCCGTCGCACGTCATCGTGCTGCCGGTCGTGTTCGAGGGCCAGGTGAAGGCCGTGCTCGAGCTCGCGACGTTCGAAGGGTTCAATCCGACCCACCAGGCCTTCCTCGACCAGCTCACGGAATCGATCGGCATCGTGCTCAACACGATCGAGGCGAACAGCCGGACGGAGAACCTCCTCCAGCAGTCGCAGTCGCTCGCCCGCGAGCTCCAGAGCCAGCAGCTCGAGCTCCAGCAGACGAACCAGCAGCTCGAGGAGAAGGCGGGACTGCTCGCGGAGCAGAACGCCGAGGTCGAACGGAAGAACCAGGAGGTCGAGCAGGCCCGGCAGGCGCTCGAGGAGAAGGCGAAGCAGCTGGCGCTCACGTCGAAGTACAAGTCGGAGTTCCTCGCGAACATGTCGCACGAGCTCCGGACCCCCTTGAACTCGCTCCTGATCCTCTCCGACCAGCTCTCGCGAAATCACGACGGCAACCTCACGCCGAAGCAGATGGAGTTCGCCAAGACCATCCACTCGGCCGGAAACGATCTGCTCAACCTGATCAACGACATTCTCGACCTCTCCAAGATCGAGTCGGGAACGGTCGTCATCGACGCGGGCGAGATCCGGTTCTCCGATCTCCACGACTACGTCGACCGGACGTTCCGGCACGTCGCCGAGGCGAAGGGGGTCGAATTCCAGATCGACATCGACCCGTCCGTTCCGCGCGGCATCGTCACCGACTCCAAGCGCCTGCAGCAGATCCTGAAGAACCTCCTCTCGAACGCGTTCAAGTTCACGGAGAAGGGAAGCGTGAAGCTCGACGTCGTCCGGGCCAAGGGGGGATGGAGCCCCGACCAGGAGGCGCTGAACCGTTCCCGTTCGGTCATCGCGATCTCCGTCAGCGACACGGGGATCGGCATCCCGCGGGACAAGCAGCAGATCGTGTTCGAGGCGTTCCAGCAGGCGGACGGTTCGACCAGCCGGAAGTACGGCGGAACGGGACTGGGCCTGGCGATCAGCCGCGAGATCGCTCGCCTCCTCGGCGGCGAGATCACGCTCGACAGCGCGCCGGGAAAGGGGAGCAAGTTCACGCTCTATCTGCCGCAGAGCTATGCGCCCGCCAAACCGGCGTACAAGCCGGAGCCCGAGTCGCCGGCGGAGTTCGTCAGCGTGATGAGCGACGTCAGCACGGCGCGGGGCGCCGTCGCGGAGGTCGCCGCGGTGAACGACATCTCCGACGACCGCGAGCGGATCGCGCCGGGTGACCGGACGCTGCTCATCGTCGACAACGACGAGAACTTCGCCCGATTCCTCCTCGACATGGCCCACGAGTTCGGCTTCAAGGGGATCGTGACGGCGCGGGGCGCCGAAGCGGTCTCGCTCGTCCGCGAGAAGAAGCCCGACGCGGTGACGCTCGACATCCAGCTCCCGGACATCGACGGCTGGCGCGTCCTCGACCGCCTGAAGAGCGATCCCGCCACCCGCCACATCCCCGTCTACGTCATCACGACCGAAGAGGACGGCGGACGCGCGCTGCCGCTCGGAGCGATGGCAGTGCTGCAGAAGCCGATCAAGAACAAGGAGACCCTCGACCGGGCGTTCCGGACGATCCAGACGTTCCTCGACCGCGGCAGCCGCCGGCTCGTCGTCGTGGGGTCCGACCGGTCGATCCGGGCGGCGCTCGAGCCGAAGCTCACCTTCGAAGGGGTGGAGAGCCAGTGGGCCGAGACGCCGCGGGAAGCGGTCGCGGCGATCGAGGCGAACGCTCCGGATTGCGTGATCTTCGTCTGGGACGGGCACGAAGCGAGGATGAAGGACGGGGCGGAAGTCGTCCGCCGGACGTGCGAGGCGCGCGGCGTTCCTCTCGTCGTCTACACGCCGGGCGATATCGGCCGCAAGCTCGAGACGGCGCTCAATCGCCTCACGCAGGGCCATCCGGTCAAGCACGTCCGATCGGAGGAGCGGCTGATCGACCAGACCCTGCTCTTCCTCCACCGGAAGGTCCTCGCCCTCCCGCTCGAGACCCGCGCGATCATCGAACGGCTCGCCCGCACCGAGGAAGTGCTCGCCGGCAAGAAGGCCCTGATCGTGGACGACGACGTCCGCAACATCTTCGCGTTGACGAGCGTCCTCGAGCGGCACAAGATGAAGGTGCTCTCCGCCGAGAACGGCCGGGAGGCGATCGCGAAGCTCGAGGAACACGAGGACTGCGACATCGTCCTGATGGACATCATGATGCCGGACATGGACGGATACGACACGATGCGGGCGATTCGCGAGCGCGGCAAGTTCAAGGACCTTCCGATCGTCGCCGTCACGGCCAAGGCGATGAAGGGCGACCGCGAGAAGACGATCGAAGCGGGCGCCTGGGACTACCTGTCGAAGCCGGTCGACACCGAGCACATGCTCTCGGTGCTCCGGACCTGGCTGTACCGGTGA
- a CDS encoding response regulator encodes MNESESEAAAGLEPAGEPLEKANILVVDDSADKRLALGAILAELDQNIVEAQSGREALRELLRRDFAVVLLDVNMPGMDGFETASLIRQRKSSEHTPIIFITAYSDDTHARQGYELGAVDYIITPVIPEVLKSKIGFFVDLYRKTDQVSRQAASLARRAAQLQRLTRASLAINAAPSIEEILSIVTETAREVAGAEHAEIVPALTESWGPGSREAPGPPPGPADVMATLMGRDGRDMGTLRIFGHPLGPDENAILTQLAQMASIAIENVLYSEAREANRLKDEFLTTLSHELRTPLTAILGWTRILRAPALDPGRFAHGLDVIERNVNAQAKLIDDLLDISRISAAKLRLNTRPMAVVPVVEGVVEGLRPAWEAKSLNVQVVVDPAAAGHSDVSGDADRLQQVVWNLLSNAIKFTPAAGSIEVRVERTAAHVRIRVSDTGKGISPDFLAHVFDRFRQADSSTTRSHGGLGIGLAIVRHIVDMHGGTVSAASPGPGQGATFVVSLPAIESAGVEIRTVADGFREPAALPDLAGLRVAVVDDEPDAREVVGEILKSANAFVSLFGSADDAIAGLAEAAPDVIVSDIAMPGGDGYAFLREVRRREGDGPHAPAIALTALVRREDRARALAEGFERHVSKPIEPEHFLAVVAELAPGKEARGNGHRTDVLVIEDDQNGGDGLRQLLESGGFRVDVARDGDEGIRMARSASPGVALVDLGLPGLDGCEVASRLRRETGLRSLVLIAVSGNEEEEHRRRAFASGFDAYLVKPVKFDQVERVLQDQAVKQRA; translated from the coding sequence ATGAACGAGTCCGAGTCGGAGGCCGCCGCGGGTCTCGAGCCGGCGGGCGAGCCGCTCGAGAAGGCGAACATCCTCGTCGTCGACGACAGCGCCGATAAGCGGCTGGCTCTCGGCGCGATCCTGGCCGAGCTCGACCAGAACATCGTCGAGGCGCAGTCGGGGCGCGAGGCGCTGAGGGAGCTCCTCCGCCGCGACTTCGCCGTGGTGCTGCTCGACGTCAACATGCCGGGGATGGACGGGTTCGAGACGGCGTCCCTGATCCGCCAGCGAAAGAGCTCCGAGCACACGCCGATCATCTTCATCACGGCCTACAGCGACGACACGCACGCGCGGCAGGGCTACGAGCTCGGGGCGGTCGACTACATCATCACGCCGGTCATCCCGGAGGTCCTGAAGTCGAAGATCGGGTTCTTCGTCGATCTGTACCGGAAGACCGACCAGGTGAGCCGCCAGGCCGCGTCTCTCGCGCGCCGCGCCGCGCAGCTCCAGCGCCTCACCCGGGCGTCGCTCGCGATCAACGCCGCGCCGTCGATCGAGGAGATCCTCTCGATCGTCACGGAGACCGCCCGGGAAGTCGCCGGGGCCGAACACGCGGAAATCGTTCCGGCGCTCACCGAGTCGTGGGGACCGGGTTCGAGAGAAGCGCCCGGGCCGCCGCCCGGACCCGCGGACGTCATGGCGACGCTCATGGGACGCGACGGCCGCGACATGGGCACGCTCCGGATCTTCGGACACCCGCTGGGCCCGGACGAGAATGCGATCCTCACGCAGCTCGCGCAGATGGCCTCGATCGCGATCGAGAACGTCCTGTACAGCGAGGCGCGGGAGGCGAACCGCCTCAAGGACGAGTTCCTGACGACGCTCTCGCACGAGCTCCGGACCCCCCTCACGGCGATTCTCGGATGGACCCGGATCCTGCGCGCGCCGGCGCTCGATCCCGGCCGGTTCGCGCACGGCCTCGACGTGATCGAGCGCAACGTGAACGCCCAGGCGAAGCTCATCGACGACCTCCTCGACATCTCCCGGATCAGCGCCGCGAAGCTCAGGCTGAACACCCGTCCGATGGCCGTCGTCCCGGTCGTCGAAGGCGTCGTGGAAGGGCTTCGTCCCGCGTGGGAGGCGAAGTCGCTGAACGTCCAGGTCGTGGTCGATCCCGCGGCGGCGGGCCACAGCGACGTTTCGGGCGACGCGGACCGGCTGCAGCAGGTCGTGTGGAACCTCCTTTCGAACGCGATCAAGTTCACCCCGGCCGCCGGAAGCATCGAGGTTCGGGTCGAGCGCACGGCCGCGCACGTCCGGATCCGCGTGAGCGACACCGGAAAGGGGATCAGCCCGGACTTCCTCGCCCACGTCTTCGACCGCTTCCGGCAGGCGGACAGCAGCACGACCCGTTCGCACGGCGGGCTCGGGATCGGCCTCGCGATCGTGCGCCACATCGTCGACATGCACGGCGGAACCGTCTCCGCCGCGAGCCCGGGACCGGGGCAGGGGGCGACGTTCGTGGTCTCCCTCCCCGCGATCGAAAGCGCGGGAGTCGAGATCCGGACGGTGGCGGACGGCTTCCGGGAACCGGCGGCGCTGCCCGATCTGGCGGGGCTCCGCGTCGCCGTCGTCGACGACGAGCCGGACGCCCGCGAGGTCGTCGGGGAGATCCTGAAGAGCGCGAACGCGTTCGTTTCGCTCTTCGGGAGCGCCGACGACGCGATCGCCGGCCTCGCGGAGGCGGCGCCCGACGTCATCGTGAGCGACATCGCGATGCCGGGAGGCGACGGGTACGCGTTCCTGCGCGAGGTCCGGCGGCGCGAGGGAGACGGGCCGCATGCGCCCGCCATCGCGCTCACGGCGCTCGTCCGGCGGGAGGATCGCGCCCGCGCCCTGGCGGAAGGCTTCGAGCGGCACGTGTCGAAGCCGATCGAACCGGAGCACTTCCTCGCGGTCGTGGCGGAGCTCGCTCCCGGGAAGGAGGCGCGAGGAAACGGCCACCGGACGGACGTCCTCGTGATCGAGGACGACCAAAACGGCGGCGACGGCCTCCGGCAGCTCCTCGAGAGCGGCGGCTTCCGGGTGGATGTCGCGCGTGACGGGGACGAGGGGATCCGGATGGCGCGCTCGGCGTCTCCGGGGGTCGCGCTCGTCGACCTCGGTCTCCCCGGCCTGGACGGCTGCGAAGTCGCCTCGCGCCTCCGCCGGGAGACGGGACTGCGGTCTCTGGTGCTGATCGCGGTGTCGGGAAACGAAGAGGAGGAGCATCGCCGCCGGGCGTTCGCCTCCGGCTTCGACGCGTATCTCGTGAAGCCCGTGAAGTTCGATCAGGTGGAGCGAGTCCTCCAGGACCAGGCGGTCAAACAGAGAGCTTAG